A genomic region of Methanosarcina thermophila TM-1 contains the following coding sequences:
- a CDS encoding DUF1622 domain-containing protein: MVSGYMETFLLVFELLFEAVGTAIIIYGGLKATFQLFLREVLKRPYNLEKVRKELTKKVLFGLEFYIVVAILGTLRDPSSQELLLLGGVVLIRTVLGYFLSKEIKEYKLGE, translated from the coding sequence ATGGTCTCAGGATATATGGAGACATTCCTTCTGGTCTTCGAATTGCTCTTTGAAGCAGTAGGCACAGCTATTATAATCTACGGAGGTCTAAAAGCAACATTTCAGCTTTTCCTCCGTGAAGTGTTAAAAAGACCCTACAATCTGGAAAAGGTCAGAAAAGAGCTTACAAAAAAAGTACTTTTTGGGCTTGAGTTTTATATTGTAGTTGCCATCCTTGGAACTTTGAGAGACCCCTCCAGTCAGGAGCTTTTACTTCTGGGTGGTGTCGTCCTTATAAGAACAGTGCTTGGTTACTTTTTGAGCAAAGAAATCAAAGAATATAAACTTGGAGAATAA
- the leuS gene encoding leucine--tRNA ligase, translating into MEPDYKPHEIEKKWQEKWDESQIFQAEPDEREKFFITIPYPYLNGNLHAGHTRTFTIGDVVARHKRMLGYNVLYPMGFHVTGTPIVGLAELIANRDPQTMDVYERLHGIPGDILPTLDTPEKIVDYFKRESEKAMRNIGYSIDWRRKFTTTDPTYKKFIEWQYTRLEEKGLIVKGSHPVKWCPNDNNPVEDHDILYGEEATIVEYTLIKFRYKDLILPCATLRPETTYGVTNLWVNPDVTYVKAKVTKDGREEFWVVSREAFKKLTFTDRTVEYIEDVPAKSIIGIKLTNPITGDEVISLPASFVKPENGSGIVMSVPAHAPFDYLALRDLYDADLSEYGIAEDLRKIKLISLIKVPDFGEFPAKEIVESMGIENQNDPKAEEATKIIYRREFHGGVLKEITGKYEGQAVSKIKDILTRDFISSNAGETFYEFSEPVVCRCGTPCVVNMVKGQWFLNYSNPEWKAKVYECLSRMRIIPEEYRVEFENKIDWLKDKACARRKGLGTRLPFDKEWLIESLGDSTIYMSYYIIARFIESGDLKLENLTLSFFDYVLLGKGDLAAVSADTGLSPELLKEIRRHFNYWYPVDLRSSGKDLVPNHLLFFLFHHVALFEEDKWPKAIAVNGFVSLEGQKMSKSKGPILTMENAVSHYGADITRMYILSTAEQTQDADWQRTGVESARRQVDRFYSFAKDVIESRKRADLNTELKQIDRWILSRIQKYIRNTNSALDSIQTREAIQNSFFLLINDVKWYQRRGGENLLYYVLDNWVRLMAPFTPHLCEEIWEAMGHKDPISLAQYPLYNEDLIDDSAELAEEVIKGTLEDIEEIIRVTKMTPQMVHLYTAPAWKAKAVRCACDMQREDSLEVGNLIKTLMSNPDLKRFGKEIPKFVQKLVSEFKSGGADRYEVFAGSELDEQALLKESASFLEKEIGCPVEVHSADSPAFDPEKKSRFAEPLRPAIYIEQAKREE; encoded by the coding sequence ATGGAGCCGGATTATAAGCCTCATGAAATCGAAAAAAAATGGCAGGAAAAGTGGGACGAAAGCCAGATTTTCCAGGCTGAGCCCGATGAACGAGAAAAATTTTTCATAACCATCCCCTACCCCTACCTGAACGGGAACCTGCATGCAGGACATACCCGGACCTTTACCATAGGGGATGTTGTTGCAAGACACAAGAGGATGCTCGGGTATAATGTGCTTTACCCTATGGGCTTTCATGTGACAGGCACACCCATTGTGGGGCTTGCCGAACTGATTGCAAACCGGGACCCTCAGACTATGGACGTCTATGAACGCCTTCACGGGATTCCAGGAGATATTCTCCCCACGCTCGATACCCCGGAGAAGATCGTTGATTATTTCAAGCGTGAATCCGAGAAAGCCATGCGTAATATAGGGTATTCTATTGACTGGAGGCGCAAGTTTACCACGACTGACCCGACATATAAAAAGTTCATTGAGTGGCAGTACACCCGGCTTGAAGAAAAGGGGCTCATTGTGAAAGGCTCGCATCCTGTAAAATGGTGCCCGAATGACAATAACCCTGTAGAGGATCATGACATTTTATATGGAGAAGAAGCTACTATCGTCGAATATACGCTGATCAAGTTCCGATATAAGGATCTCATATTGCCCTGTGCAACCCTGAGGCCTGAAACGACATATGGAGTGACTAACCTCTGGGTCAACCCTGATGTGACTTATGTAAAAGCAAAAGTCACGAAGGATGGAAGGGAAGAGTTCTGGGTTGTCAGCAGGGAAGCTTTCAAAAAACTTACATTTACTGACCGAACAGTCGAGTATATTGAGGATGTGCCTGCAAAATCCATAATAGGAATAAAACTCACAAACCCGATTACTGGGGATGAAGTAATTTCCCTTCCTGCATCCTTTGTAAAACCTGAAAACGGAAGCGGAATAGTAATGAGCGTACCTGCTCATGCACCTTTTGACTACCTGGCTCTTCGAGATCTTTACGATGCTGACCTTAGCGAGTACGGGATAGCCGAAGATCTCAGGAAGATCAAACTGATTTCCCTTATCAAGGTGCCCGATTTTGGGGAGTTCCCTGCAAAAGAAATTGTTGAGAGCATGGGAATTGAAAACCAGAATGACCCGAAAGCCGAAGAAGCCACAAAAATCATATATAGAAGGGAATTCCACGGCGGTGTTCTTAAGGAGATTACAGGAAAATACGAAGGTCAGGCTGTTTCCAAAATAAAGGATATCCTTACCAGGGACTTCATCAGCTCAAACGCAGGGGAGACTTTTTACGAATTCAGCGAACCTGTAGTCTGCCGCTGCGGTACACCCTGTGTAGTAAATATGGTGAAAGGTCAGTGGTTCCTTAATTATTCGAATCCAGAATGGAAAGCAAAGGTTTACGAATGCCTCAGCAGGATGCGGATCATTCCTGAGGAGTACAGGGTTGAGTTTGAAAACAAGATTGACTGGCTCAAGGATAAAGCCTGTGCCCGCAGGAAAGGGCTTGGAACCCGTCTTCCCTTTGATAAAGAATGGTTGATTGAGTCCCTTGGAGATTCGACAATTTACATGAGCTATTATATCATTGCCAGGTTTATCGAAAGCGGTGATCTGAAGCTCGAAAACCTTACCCTTTCATTCTTCGACTATGTCCTGCTTGGAAAGGGCGACCTGGCAGCTGTCAGCGCGGATACTGGGCTCAGTCCTGAGCTGCTTAAAGAAATCCGCAGGCATTTCAATTACTGGTATCCGGTTGATCTGCGCTCTTCGGGAAAAGACCTTGTACCCAACCACCTGCTCTTTTTCCTCTTCCACCATGTAGCTCTCTTTGAAGAGGATAAGTGGCCAAAAGCGATTGCAGTAAATGGCTTTGTCTCCCTTGAAGGACAGAAAATGAGCAAATCCAAAGGTCCTATCCTGACTATGGAAAATGCGGTCAGCCATTACGGTGCGGACATAACAAGGATGTATATTCTTTCCACAGCCGAGCAGACACAGGATGCAGATTGGCAGAGGACAGGAGTTGAATCTGCCAGAAGGCAGGTGGACAGGTTCTATTCCTTCGCTAAGGATGTTATAGAGAGCAGAAAACGTGCAGACCTGAACACTGAGCTGAAACAGATCGACCGCTGGATCCTTTCCAGGATACAGAAATATATCCGGAACACGAATTCTGCCCTTGACTCTATTCAGACAAGGGAAGCAATCCAGAACTCTTTCTTCCTGCTGATAAATGATGTCAAATGGTACCAGAGGAGAGGCGGAGAAAACCTGCTCTATTATGTGCTGGACAACTGGGTCAGGCTTATGGCTCCCTTTACCCCCCACCTCTGTGAGGAAATCTGGGAAGCAATGGGGCACAAAGACCCGATTTCCCTTGCTCAGTACCCGCTCTATAACGAAGACCTGATAGATGACAGTGCAGAGCTTGCCGAAGAAGTGATAAAGGGAACCCTGGAAGACATTGAGGAGATTATAAGGGTAACGAAGATGACCCCGCAGATGGTTCATCTCTATACAGCCCCTGCCTGGAAAGCCAAAGCCGTCAGGTGTGCCTGCGATATGCAGCGTGAAGATTCTCTTGAGGTAGGCAACCTTATAAAAACCCTGATGTCAAATCCTGATCTCAAACGCTTCGGAAAAGAGATCCCAAAGTTCGTACAGAAGCTTGTCTCTGAATTCAAAAGTGGAGGCGCAGATCGGTATGAAGTCTTTGCAGGTTCGGAGCTTGATGAGCAGGCTCTCCTGAAAGAATCGGCTTCCTTCCTGGAAAAAGAGATCGGTTGCCCTGTTGAAGTCCACAGTGCCGACTCACCTGCCTTTGACCCTGAAAAGAAGTCAAGGTTTGCCGAGCCGCTAAGGCCCGCAATTTACATCGAGCAGGCAAAGAGAGAGGAGTAA
- a CDS encoding carbon-nitrogen family hydrolase, which produces MKVACVQMDVLHCRKQKNLEKALYMAHEAVRRGAELIVFPELFSTGFCYEHFDHAAEIMPSPVLENLACFSEVNDCIIMGSIIEKVVSEEVSGSRELADSEKPAPSSSDNSMLYYNLGFCFESGILAGTYRKTHPFKGENQYFSRGSSIEPIALKKRDLKIGFQICYELRFPEVARKLALAGSDLLVTTAAFPNPRSEHWRVLAKARAIENQIPHIACNRIGSAPDCTYFGNSMIIDAWGEVKADAGDQECVIVYDLDLSSKEEIRKFIPVFEDRRAELYI; this is translated from the coding sequence ATGAAAGTTGCTTGTGTCCAGATGGATGTGCTGCACTGCAGGAAGCAGAAAAACCTTGAAAAAGCCCTTTATATGGCTCATGAAGCCGTAAGAAGAGGGGCTGAACTTATTGTTTTTCCCGAACTCTTTTCAACAGGCTTTTGCTATGAGCATTTTGATCATGCAGCAGAAATTATGCCTTCTCCTGTTCTTGAAAACCTGGCGTGTTTTTCCGAAGTTAATGACTGCATTATCATGGGTTCAATAATTGAAAAGGTTGTCTCGGAAGAGGTTTCTGGCAGCAGGGAACTTGCGGATTCTGAAAAGCCCGCTCCTTCGAGCTCAGATAATTCAATGCTTTACTATAATCTCGGTTTTTGCTTTGAATCAGGAATTTTAGCCGGTACTTACCGGAAAACTCATCCTTTTAAGGGTGAAAACCAGTATTTCTCCAGGGGAAGCTCAATCGAACCTATTGCTTTAAAAAAAAGGGACCTGAAAATCGGTTTCCAGATCTGCTACGAGCTTCGTTTCCCTGAAGTTGCAAGAAAGCTTGCTCTTGCTGGTTCTGACCTTCTTGTTACGACCGCAGCTTTCCCAAATCCCAGATCTGAGCACTGGAGAGTTCTTGCAAAAGCAAGAGCAATCGAAAACCAGATCCCGCATATTGCCTGCAACCGCATTGGTTCGGCTCCCGACTGCACCTATTTCGGAAACTCAATGATAATTGACGCCTGGGGTGAAGTAAAAGCCGATGCAGGCGATCAGGAATGTGTAATTGTCTATGACCTTGACTTGTCCTCAAAAGAAGAGATCCGAAAGTTTATTCCTGTATTTGAGGATAGGAGAGCAGAGCTTTATATCTGA
- a CDS encoding cation-translocating P-type ATPase, which translates to MTDLSKWWAGSISDLVNYYNTDIRTGLSEMQVQKNAERFGKNTFAEIKPTSTFSLLIEGMKSPMMLLLLSIAALSFIFSRFLEAAVMVFVVMAYVFIELINKARTDRTLKQLKALAQPTSTVIRAGNKLEIASSELVAGDLIILSSGVRVPVDGRIIESKGLVVDESALTGESTPLRKDAESEVPEEASLPERTNSVFSGTVVLDGEGTVLVTAVGEKSEFGKIAREVQITEKENTYLQTAMINLAKMLAVVAVAVSLIIPAIGVLRGQDFQQMIITWLALTFLMVPGQPPIIITMALALASFELAKENVITKHLRGTETLGFVTVVVTDKTGTVTENKIHLKKFIFAEGDKLEQSPEQSDLREKILLSLPEHSKDPTDEAVLEALGRIQGKKPSPYIFAGFARGQPWRVLVYKKDNGFLHAIAGKPEILINSSNLPEREKEKLLEILEKETAAGERVVAYAVHILEKPETDKLKDLDFVALAVLTDPVREGVKEAIASLEMAGVKTIIVTGDHPSTAKAVAEKIGLRGEVVTGDQIDSLKDEELAEVIKKTGVFARVAPLQKLRLIKALQANGEKVAMIGDGINDAAAIKSADVGIAMGKVGTDLAKESADLVLTDDNYIHILDAIANGRKSLDNFQKGITYYLTAKAILLSIFLTPLILGIPFPLNPIHIIIVELLMDLASSTIFVTEQKEPDLLQRMPEDVQKYLKSTMLKKIFVNGIGLASGITVLYTFLYYQTGDLVLAQTAAFSTWLLGHICLALNMKQRELPLLKQGIFSNRFASLWLAGMIVLTTAMTNIPTLFPYLKTTFLPLWVWEIILIVVIATTFWIEIKKIFRFYIAKTNF; encoded by the coding sequence ATGACAGATTTGTCGAAATGGTGGGCTGGCTCAATTTCAGATCTTGTAAATTATTACAACACTGACATAAGAACCGGTCTCTCAGAGATGCAGGTTCAAAAAAATGCTGAGAGATTTGGTAAAAATACCTTTGCCGAAATCAAACCTACCAGTACTTTTTCTCTTCTTATTGAAGGAATGAAATCGCCCATGATGCTGCTGCTTCTTTCTATAGCTGCTCTCTCCTTTATATTCTCCAGGTTTTTAGAAGCTGCTGTAATGGTTTTTGTTGTCATGGCTTACGTTTTCATAGAATTAATTAATAAAGCAAGAACTGATCGTACTCTCAAACAACTAAAAGCACTGGCACAGCCAACATCAACCGTTATAAGAGCAGGAAATAAACTGGAGATTGCATCGTCTGAGCTTGTAGCTGGGGATCTGATTATCTTATCCTCAGGAGTTCGTGTTCCTGTTGATGGTCGAATTATTGAAAGCAAAGGGCTGGTTGTTGATGAATCCGCGCTAACAGGTGAATCAACTCCATTGAGAAAAGATGCTGAATCTGAGGTTCCGGAAGAAGCGTCACTTCCAGAGAGAACTAACTCCGTATTTTCAGGCACTGTCGTTCTTGACGGTGAAGGAACTGTACTTGTTACTGCTGTTGGAGAGAAAAGTGAATTTGGCAAAATTGCAAGAGAAGTACAGATAACAGAAAAAGAAAACACCTATCTCCAAACTGCCATGATAAATCTGGCAAAAATGCTAGCAGTTGTTGCAGTTGCAGTTAGTCTTATTATACCTGCCATAGGAGTATTGAGAGGTCAGGATTTTCAGCAAATGATAATTACCTGGTTAGCCTTGACCTTCCTGATGGTTCCAGGGCAACCTCCAATTATAATTACAATGGCACTTGCACTGGCTTCCTTTGAGCTTGCAAAAGAAAACGTTATAACAAAACATTTGAGAGGTACAGAAACGCTTGGTTTTGTAACTGTGGTCGTGACAGATAAAACAGGGACAGTTACAGAAAATAAAATACACCTTAAGAAATTTATTTTTGCTGAGGGAGATAAATTAGAACAATCACCAGAGCAATCTGATCTGAGAGAAAAAATACTTTTGTCGCTTCCAGAACATTCGAAAGACCCAACAGACGAAGCAGTTCTGGAAGCACTTGGAAGGATTCAGGGTAAAAAACCCTCTCCCTACATATTCGCTGGTTTTGCCAGAGGTCAGCCCTGGCGTGTTCTTGTATACAAAAAAGATAACGGCTTTCTCCACGCAATAGCAGGAAAACCTGAGATACTTATTAATAGCTCAAACCTTCCCGAAAGAGAAAAGGAAAAATTACTTGAGATTTTAGAAAAAGAAACTGCTGCTGGCGAACGTGTAGTTGCTTATGCTGTGCATATTTTAGAGAAACCAGAAACTGACAAGCTAAAAGATCTGGATTTCGTTGCCCTTGCAGTATTGACAGATCCAGTCAGGGAAGGCGTGAAAGAAGCCATAGCTTCGCTTGAGATGGCTGGAGTAAAAACGATTATTGTTACCGGAGATCACCCCAGTACTGCTAAAGCAGTCGCAGAAAAAATAGGATTAAGAGGAGAAGTAGTAACTGGCGATCAGATCGATAGCCTGAAAGACGAAGAACTAGCAGAAGTGATAAAGAAAACTGGAGTATTTGCACGAGTTGCTCCACTCCAGAAGCTTCGGCTGATAAAAGCCTTACAGGCTAATGGGGAAAAAGTTGCTATGATTGGGGACGGCATAAATGATGCCGCCGCAATAAAATCAGCTGATGTAGGCATAGCGATGGGAAAAGTAGGTACTGACCTGGCAAAAGAGAGTGCCGATCTTGTATTAACTGATGACAATTATATTCACATTCTAGATGCAATAGCAAACGGCAGGAAATCTCTGGACAACTTCCAGAAAGGCATTACATATTATCTTACTGCTAAAGCAATACTGCTTTCAATTTTCCTGACTCCTCTAATACTTGGAATTCCTTTTCCTCTTAATCCAATTCATATAATCATAGTTGAACTGCTGATGGATCTTGCTTCTTCAACTATATTTGTTACTGAACAGAAAGAACCTGATTTGTTACAGCGTATGCCAGAAGATGTTCAAAAGTATTTGAAATCAACTATGTTGAAGAAAATATTTGTAAATGGTATCGGACTGGCATCAGGAATAACTGTTCTTTATACTTTTTTATATTACCAGACAGGTGACCTTGTCCTTGCACAGACTGCTGCATTCTCAACCTGGTTACTTGGACACATCTGCCTTGCACTGAATATGAAGCAAAGGGAGCTTCCTCTCCTGAAACAGGGTATTTTCTCAAACCGTTTTGCGTCATTATGGCTTGCCGGAATGATTGTACTTACCACAGCAATGACAAATATCCCCACGCTTTTCCCTTATTTGAAGACTACCTTTCTTCCGCTATGGGTGTGGGAAATTATTCTGATAGTGGTAATAGCCACTACTTTCTGGATAGAGATAAAGAAAATTTTCAGATTTTACATTGCAAAAACAAATTTTTAA
- the thrC gene encoding threonine synthase: MYHLKCIDCGAAYPKDEVIYTCSKCDGLLDVIYDYSSIKIDMEKLKTECPSVWKYAKLLPVEREPVTIREGGTPLYKCDRLAEKIGIKELYVKHEGMNPTGSFKDRGMTVGVTKALELGMNTVACASTGNTSAALAIYGAKAGIPVVVLLPAGKVALGKVAQALMHGAKVLSIRGNFDDALALVRTLCTQEKIYLLNSINPYRLEGQKTIGFEIADQLGFRVPDRIVLPVGNAGNITAIYKGFKEFKKLGITDSLPKMTGIQAEGSCPIVKTIKSGSPEIIPEEKPETVATAIRIGNPVNAKKALTAIRESGGTAESVTDEEILAAQKDLARLEGIGVEPASAASVAGLKKLVDLGVIGRDETVVCITTGHLLKDPQTVIDVCEEPIVVDASIEAIREAIFGNTE; encoded by the coding sequence ATGTATCACCTGAAATGTATCGACTGCGGTGCAGCGTATCCTAAAGACGAAGTAATCTATACATGCAGCAAGTGTGACGGGCTGCTTGATGTTATTTACGATTATTCCTCAATTAAGATTGACATGGAAAAACTCAAGACCGAATGCCCTTCGGTCTGGAAGTACGCAAAACTTCTTCCTGTAGAAAGGGAACCTGTAACTATAAGGGAAGGCGGGACCCCCCTTTATAAGTGCGACCGTCTGGCTGAGAAGATAGGGATTAAAGAGCTCTATGTAAAGCACGAAGGCATGAACCCTACAGGCTCTTTTAAGGACAGGGGAATGACTGTAGGAGTTACTAAAGCCCTTGAGCTTGGTATGAATACAGTTGCCTGTGCATCTACTGGAAACACTTCAGCAGCCCTTGCAATTTATGGGGCAAAAGCTGGAATTCCTGTGGTCGTACTTTTACCTGCAGGAAAAGTCGCTCTTGGAAAGGTAGCTCAAGCCCTTATGCACGGGGCAAAGGTGCTCAGTATTCGCGGAAACTTTGACGATGCTCTTGCCCTTGTACGCACCCTCTGCACCCAGGAAAAAATCTATCTCCTTAACTCTATCAACCCCTACAGGCTGGAAGGCCAGAAGACTATAGGTTTTGAGATTGCAGACCAGCTTGGCTTCAGGGTTCCTGACAGAATTGTCCTCCCCGTAGGAAATGCAGGCAATATCACCGCAATTTATAAAGGCTTCAAGGAGTTTAAGAAGCTCGGCATAACCGATTCACTCCCGAAGATGACCGGAATTCAGGCTGAAGGTTCCTGCCCGATAGTAAAAACCATAAAGAGCGGATCCCCGGAAATTATTCCCGAGGAAAAACCTGAGACCGTTGCAACTGCAATAAGGATCGGAAACCCGGTTAACGCAAAGAAAGCCCTGACTGCAATTAGGGAGTCAGGTGGGACTGCTGAATCTGTCACTGACGAAGAAATCCTTGCAGCCCAAAAGGACCTTGCAAGGCTTGAAGGCATCGGAGTCGAACCTGCGAGTGCAGCCTCGGTTGCAGGGCTCAAGAAACTGGTTGATCTTGGCGTTATAGGCAGAGACGAAACTGTTGTCTGTATCACTACAGGCCACCTGCTTAAAGACCCTCAAACCGTAATTGATGTCTGCGAAGAACCGATTGTAGTGGATGCCAGCATAGAAGCTATCAGAGAAGCTATCTTCGGAAATACTGAATAA
- a CDS encoding DUF1622 domain-containing protein, protein MEEKVLEFLVLVLEIFVQYFEIVSALIIIYGGLRTMYKIVDIEVFKRPGSYQKVRREFTDRIILGLELLIIADLLETLRRQSLEDLLLVGAVVLVRILLSHFLSREEENITLIEDESSEAV, encoded by the coding sequence TTGGAAGAGAAAGTGTTAGAATTTCTTGTCTTAGTTCTGGAGATCTTTGTGCAGTACTTCGAGATTGTTAGCGCGCTCATTATAATATATGGGGGGCTAAGGACTATGTATAAAATCGTGGATATAGAGGTTTTTAAAAGACCTGGAAGTTACCAGAAAGTAAGGCGAGAATTTACTGACAGGATAATCCTGGGACTTGAACTCCTGATTATTGCGGATTTGCTTGAAACCCTTAGAAGACAATCATTAGAAGATCTCCTGCTGGTAGGGGCTGTTGTATTAGTTCGGATCCTTCTTAGCCATTTTCTCAGTAGAGAAGAAGAGAATATAACTTTGATTGAAGATGAATCTTCAGAAGCAGTGTGA